One Succinispira mobilis DSM 6222 genomic window carries:
- a CDS encoding AAA family ATPase, producing the protein MKPIKLVMSAFCPYPEEVVIDFTKFKNQGLFLITGDTGSGKTTIFDAISFALYGEVSGENRGVDMLRSDFAQTEIETFVQFSFEHKGKVYEIKRSPQYLRPAKRGNKEKLVKSEASVELHLAIDKVITGKELVNSAIIELLGVDHKQFKQIAMIAQGEFLKLLLAESKTREEIFRKIFDTHMYEKLQQNLKNKSLKLKGELANLELAIEQYKKDIVCDTTNSLYPNLQIALQKKSTLAEVFTCLTELIDADAELSNNYRLQQETLSRLWDANRQAYNEGLTINLQLENLEKLNTTLIALKKQEAEHNLLEDQLEKRKKAVYIVRPVQQKLQESLKRGESLRKDLDKNLQVVAINEPILKAKQQELQQLQSQEELREKLAIEIKLLKDSFPKYQDLEQAERECKVKNAQLEKTMGSLLQANNVQLLLSKEKEQLEQSLSALVDSDLILLTEKNRAQQLAGRLEEIRSIGLEIEKQKVLSEDLSCQQDVFKKNWQLYQEQNEKYLQLEKFFYAEQAGILAASIQANEPCPVCGSLLHPRLASKTEQAPTQKQLEQEKTKQEAQRKNCDEQKAICVQLATTIQQKKDLISEKLTKQQITLVEGDIGIQLNSLLKKILEEQQELAQQIKVLEQESQRKQELQERAGKLVLEMQTNDEQIKSYQQQEQGLKLELRTLAVNIEELKRQLPYADLKTAQLSLVSKEQELFKLKTILSEVQKAYEILMKTVEQAQTLVAQNEKLLENVRKEYQEIKGEFSNLLLQTNFADCSNYESYLCSLEELEKQERQLNDYRLQVNKILGQIEEVKKITLGKERVDVETLQVQAQKLEQERSILQENLMKVENGLLNNQRVLSNLQHKQAEYLEIEKKYLDYKILSDTANGELTGRSKIAFERYVQGVYFDLVLLEANKRFVKMTNKRYSLVRRYEAGNLRERAGLDIDVLDTNTGKIRGVKSLSGGESFQASLALALGLADVVQQFSGGVKLETMFIDEGFGSLDAEALDKALQTLGNLTTGNRLVGIISHVEELKNKIDKKIVIKREAGVSRIILEF; encoded by the coding sequence ATGAAACCAATAAAATTAGTGATGAGCGCATTTTGTCCTTATCCAGAAGAAGTGGTAATAGATTTTACTAAATTTAAAAATCAAGGCTTATTTTTGATTACAGGGGATACTGGTTCAGGGAAAACTACAATTTTTGATGCGATTTCTTTTGCTTTATATGGTGAAGTTAGTGGGGAAAATCGCGGCGTTGATATGTTGCGAAGTGATTTTGCTCAAACTGAGATAGAAACTTTCGTACAATTTAGCTTTGAACATAAAGGGAAAGTTTATGAGATTAAACGTAGCCCACAATATTTGCGACCCGCAAAGCGCGGTAATAAAGAAAAATTGGTTAAAAGTGAAGCTAGCGTAGAATTGCATTTAGCAATAGACAAAGTTATTACGGGTAAAGAACTTGTGAATAGTGCGATTATAGAATTGTTAGGCGTAGATCACAAACAATTTAAGCAGATTGCGATGATTGCACAAGGGGAATTTTTGAAATTGTTATTAGCGGAAAGCAAAACTCGAGAGGAAATATTTCGGAAGATTTTTGATACCCATATGTATGAAAAATTACAACAAAACTTAAAAAATAAAAGTTTAAAATTAAAAGGAGAACTTGCAAATTTAGAGTTGGCGATTGAGCAGTACAAAAAAGATATAGTTTGTGATACGACAAATTCGTTGTATCCAAACTTACAAATAGCTTTGCAAAAAAAAAGCACATTAGCTGAAGTTTTTACTTGTTTAACTGAGCTTATCGATGCAGATGCTGAACTTAGTAATAATTATAGATTGCAGCAAGAAACTTTATCGAGGTTGTGGGATGCGAATCGCCAAGCATACAATGAGGGTTTGACTATTAATTTACAGCTTGAAAATTTAGAAAAGTTAAATACAACTTTAATAGCTTTAAAAAAACAAGAAGCGGAGCATAATTTATTAGAAGATCAGTTAGAGAAACGTAAAAAAGCTGTATATATTGTCCGACCGGTTCAACAAAAATTACAAGAGTCACTAAAGCGCGGGGAAAGCTTAAGAAAAGATCTAGATAAAAATCTGCAGGTTGTGGCTATTAATGAGCCAATATTGAAAGCTAAACAACAAGAATTACAACAGCTACAATCCCAAGAAGAGTTAAGAGAAAAATTGGCAATTGAGATTAAATTATTAAAAGACAGTTTTCCTAAATATCAAGATTTAGAACAAGCGGAGCGTGAATGCAAAGTAAAAAATGCTCAGTTAGAAAAAACTATGGGATCCTTGCTGCAGGCCAACAATGTTCAACTATTACTAAGCAAAGAAAAGGAACAGTTAGAACAGTCCCTGTCAGCATTAGTAGATAGTGACTTAATATTACTTACAGAAAAAAACCGTGCGCAACAATTAGCGGGGCGTTTAGAAGAAATTAGAAGTATTGGTCTGGAAATAGAAAAACAAAAAGTACTAAGCGAAGATTTAAGCTGTCAGCAAGATGTTTTTAAGAAAAATTGGCAACTTTATCAAGAACAGAATGAAAAATATTTGCAGTTGGAAAAATTTTTTTATGCTGAGCAGGCAGGAATTTTGGCGGCTAGTATTCAAGCTAATGAGCCATGTCCAGTTTGTGGTTCGCTATTGCATCCGCGCTTGGCGAGTAAAACTGAACAGGCACCTACACAGAAGCAATTAGAACAGGAAAAAACAAAACAAGAAGCGCAACGCAAAAATTGCGACGAACAAAAAGCGATTTGTGTGCAATTAGCGACAACAATACAACAAAAAAAAGACCTGATTTCTGAAAAACTTACAAAACAGCAAATTACTTTAGTTGAGGGAGATATTGGAATACAGCTAAATTCGTTGCTGAAAAAAATATTAGAAGAGCAACAAGAACTAGCACAGCAAATTAAAGTTTTGGAACAGGAAAGCCAAAGGAAACAAGAGTTACAAGAACGAGCCGGTAAATTGGTGCTTGAGATGCAGACAAATGATGAACAAATAAAAAGCTATCAACAGCAGGAGCAAGGTTTGAAGCTGGAGTTAAGAACACTTGCTGTTAATATTGAGGAACTAAAACGACAATTGCCGTATGCTGATCTGAAAACGGCACAACTAAGCCTAGTAAGCAAAGAACAAGAACTATTTAAGTTAAAAACAATTTTAAGCGAAGTACAAAAAGCCTATGAAATTCTAATGAAGACTGTAGAGCAAGCTCAAACATTGGTTGCACAAAATGAAAAACTCTTGGAAAATGTACGGAAAGAATATCAAGAAATTAAAGGGGAATTTAGTAATCTATTATTACAGACAAATTTTGCAGATTGCTCAAATTATGAAAGTTATCTTTGTTCGCTAGAGGAGTTGGAAAAGCAAGAAAGACAATTAAATGATTATAGGTTGCAGGTTAATAAAATTTTGGGACAAATTGAAGAAGTCAAAAAAATTACTTTGGGAAAAGAACGGGTTGATGTGGAAACTTTACAGGTGCAGGCTCAGAAATTGGAACAAGAACGAAGTATTCTACAAGAAAATTTAATGAAAGTAGAAAATGGCTTGCTAAATAATCAAAGGGTTTTAAGTAATTTGCAGCATAAGCAAGCAGAATATCTAGAGATTGAAAAGAAATATTTAGATTATAAGATACTATCAGATACTGCCAATGGAGAATTAACCGGTCGCTCTAAAATAGCGTTTGAAAGATATGTTCAAGGGGTTTATTTTGATTTAGTTTTATTGGAGGCTAATAAGCGTTTTGTTAAAATGACAAATAAACGTTATAGCTTAGTTAGGCGGTATGAAGCAGGAAATTTACGGGAACGGGCTGGTTTAGATATCGATGTTCTTGATACAAACACCGGAAAGATAAGAGGAGTGAAAAGTTTGTCGGGGGGAGAGTCTTTTCAGGCCTCATTAGCTTTAGCGCTAGGTTTGGCGGATGTTGTTCAACAGTTTTCAGGTGGGGTAAAGTTAGAAACAATGTTCATTGATGAGGGTTTTGGCTCATTAGATGCAGAGGCGTTGGATAAAGCTTTGCAAACATTGGGGAATTTGACTACGGGAAATAGATTGGTGGGAATTATTTCCCATGTAGAAGAGTTGAAAAACAAAATTGATAAAAAGATTGTAATCAAACGCGAAGCAGGTGTTAGTAGAATTATCTTAGAATTTTAA
- a CDS encoding methyl-accepting chemotaxis protein gives MARISKGTGLLSRCLKKGTTVISEVLQNKSTGKLTVIIATPIKKNGQIVGLVGGNVPMDKIQVLVVGTKVGDTGRNSIIDGKGLVIAHPNKDLIMQFNIATDKDASESLKQLANKMIKKESGIGGYNFKGMDLIGAYVPIAGTEWSIIANITKGELSGRVNELIVLYAVLTILILSISLTVVYLFTKRVIRPIDVLKDISDKMCAGNLRTTKVDVNSNDEFGQLAHCFEQMIGNTANLLRGIQKSSEHLASASEELTASATQSSEASSVVAKSILTELTNKWLWQKKLVA, from the coding sequence TTGGCAAGGATCAGTAAAGGAACGGGGTTACTATCAAGATGTTTAAAAAAAGGGACTACGGTTATTTCTGAAGTTTTGCAAAACAAGTCTACAGGCAAATTAACCGTAATAATTGCAACACCGATTAAGAAAAATGGTCAAATTGTTGGTTTGGTTGGTGGCAATGTACCAATGGATAAAATTCAAGTGTTAGTCGTTGGAACTAAAGTTGGGGATACCGGTAGAAATAGCATAATTGATGGCAAGGGCTTGGTTATTGCCCATCCCAATAAGGATTTAATTATGCAATTTAATATTGCAACTGATAAAGATGCCAGTGAAAGTTTAAAACAGTTAGCAAATAAGATGATCAAAAAAGAAAGCGGGATTGGTGGTTACAATTTTAAAGGCATGGATTTAATCGGCGCTTATGTGCCAATAGCAGGTACAGAGTGGTCTATTATAGCTAATATTACTAAAGGTGAACTTTCTGGACGGGTAAATGAGTTAATTGTTTTATATGCGGTTTTGACTATTTTAATTTTGAGTATTAGTTTAACTGTTGTATATTTATTTACAAAACGGGTTATAAGACCTATTGATGTTTTGAAGGATATATCCGATAAAATGTGTGCAGGTAATCTTCGAACTACGAAAGTAGATGTAAATTCTAATGATGAATTTGGACAGTTGGCACATTGTTTTGAACAAATGATTGGTAATACAGCTAATTTATTGCGGGGGATTCAAAAAAGTTCGGAACATTTAGCCTCCGCCTCGGAAGAGTTAACGGCTAGTGCAACACAATCGTCTGAAGCCTCGTCAGTAGTTGCAAAATCTATTCTGACGGAGCTAACGAACAAATGGTTATGGCAAAAGAAACTGGTGGCGTAA
- a CDS encoding methyl-accepting chemotaxis protein encodes MMQSIKTKLMLAIAIIMVTSIVIVAGFSYWKASDLLVNQVEDTLKIQARSLATDGASWIDQHKMYVETLANTNELKSGNEALIFDYIAREDKRLGIYGVVSTANLNGDFHSSKGARGSIKDRPYFQEALKGQTAISDVVVSRSDGQMIVAIASPIKKDNKVIGVAYVTIPITKLQELVTATKVGETGRNYIIDKSGIIIAHPDKQLVMKLNLLTGAEVEANLKNMAAKMVKGEKGLGLYNFAGKGLIGSYTPVEGTNWTIVANIEKQELDGRLNSLIVMFTLITIGILIVSLGIVYVFTAKIIKPIGLLKAVSEQIAAGDLRVNNLEIESKDEFGQLAISFEKMIGNTANLLRNIQKSSEHLAAASEQLTASAQQSSEASSMVATAITNVAEGAHEQMNAASSTADIVSAMSTNIHQVAENSKQVAKQSNQAADKAKDGGKAVEQAVSQMSQIENTVNSSAQVVIKLGEQSKEIGQIVDTISGIASQTNLLALNAAIEAARAGEQGRGFAVVAEEVRKLAEQSQEAAKKIAELISDIQVDTERAVVAMQTGTKEVKTGAEVVNLAGGAFREIANLVVQVADQVETSSKAMDKMVAESQRIVTASEQINQISSKSAGEAQSVSAATEEQLASMEEIASSSQALAQLAQDLQQEVAKFKV; translated from the coding sequence ATGATGCAGAGTATTAAAACTAAACTAATGTTAGCAATTGCAATTATAATGGTGACATCTATTGTGATTGTGGCGGGCTTTAGTTATTGGAAAGCCAGTGATTTACTTGTAAATCAAGTAGAAGACACGTTGAAAATCCAGGCACGTTCACTGGCAACAGATGGTGCTTCTTGGATTGATCAACACAAAATGTACGTAGAAACCTTAGCTAATACTAATGAATTAAAGTCTGGAAATGAGGCGCTCATTTTTGATTATATTGCGCGTGAAGATAAAAGACTAGGAATTTATGGCGTAGTTTCTACTGCAAATCTTAATGGGGATTTTCATTCGTCTAAAGGAGCGCGGGGTTCGATTAAGGACCGCCCATATTTCCAAGAAGCACTAAAAGGGCAAACAGCAATCTCTGATGTAGTGGTAAGTCGCTCAGATGGTCAGATGATTGTAGCAATTGCTAGCCCAATTAAAAAAGATAATAAAGTTATCGGTGTCGCTTACGTGACAATACCTATAACGAAGTTGCAAGAATTAGTAACGGCAACAAAAGTAGGTGAAACAGGACGCAACTATATTATTGACAAAAGTGGGATTATTATTGCTCACCCTGATAAACAATTAGTTATGAAATTAAATCTGCTAACTGGTGCTGAGGTAGAGGCCAATCTTAAAAATATGGCAGCGAAAATGGTAAAAGGAGAAAAGGGTTTAGGTTTATATAATTTCGCTGGTAAGGGCTTAATTGGTTCCTATACTCCAGTAGAAGGAACAAACTGGACAATTGTAGCAAATATTGAAAAACAAGAATTAGATGGGAGACTTAATTCTTTAATTGTGATGTTTACCTTGATTACTATTGGAATTTTAATTGTTAGCTTAGGCATCGTATATGTGTTTACTGCTAAAATTATTAAACCAATAGGTTTGTTAAAAGCAGTTTCTGAACAAATTGCAGCTGGTGATTTACGGGTTAATAATTTGGAAATTGAATCTAAGGATGAATTTGGCCAATTAGCTATAAGTTTTGAAAAAATGATTGGCAATACCGCGAATTTGCTAAGAAATATTCAAAAAAGCTCAGAACACTTAGCGGCAGCTTCGGAACAATTAACTGCTAGTGCCCAACAATCTTCTGAAGCATCGTCGATGGTAGCCACAGCGATAACCAATGTGGCTGAAGGTGCACATGAACAGATGAATGCAGCTAGTAGTACAGCAGATATTGTAAGTGCCATGTCGACGAATATTCATCAAGTTGCTGAAAATTCTAAGCAAGTGGCAAAACAATCTAATCAGGCTGCTGATAAAGCTAAAGACGGTGGAAAAGCGGTAGAACAAGCTGTGAGTCAAATGTCGCAAATCGAAAACACTGTTAATAGTTCTGCACAGGTAGTAATTAAGCTTGGGGAACAGTCTAAAGAAATAGGTCAGATTGTTGATACTATTTCAGGGATTGCTAGCCAAACTAATTTATTGGCCTTAAATGCGGCGATTGAAGCAGCAAGAGCTGGGGAACAAGGTAGAGGTTTTGCTGTTGTAGCTGAAGAAGTTCGCAAATTAGCTGAACAATCACAAGAAGCAGCTAAGAAAATTGCGGAACTAATAAGTGATATTCAAGTAGACACTGAACGGGCAGTTGTGGCGATGCAAACAGGAACTAAAGAGGTTAAAACTGGAGCAGAAGTTGTTAATTTAGCAGGTGGAGCATTTAGAGAAATAGCTAACTTGGTTGTTCAGGTTGCTGATCAAGTAGAGACAAGTTCTAAAGCAATGGACAAAATGGTTGCAGAAAGTCAAAGAATTGTTACAGCTTCTGAACAAATTAATCAAATTAGTAGCAAATCGGCTGGTGAGGCCCAAAGCGTATCAGCAGCTACAGAAGAGCAATTAGCTTCGATGGAAGAGATCGCTAGCTCAAGCCAAGCTTTAGCTCAATTAGCCCAAGATTTACAACAAGAGGTTGCAAAATTCAAAGTTTAA
- a CDS encoding bacteriohemerythrin produces MIYWKKEYELGLVDVDKQHKYLIDVAVEAYELLKNKLAVDKYDKIVGILQELRDYTIFHFEYEENFMKKNSYPKFLSHKMEHKKFIDKINAVDLSTIDENQEEALLSILEFIATWLESHILETDKRVANYLQENNG; encoded by the coding sequence ATGATTTACTGGAAAAAAGAATATGAACTAGGTTTAGTTGATGTAGATAAGCAGCATAAATATTTAATTGATGTCGCTGTGGAAGCATATGAGTTATTAAAGAATAAATTAGCTGTTGATAAATATGACAAAATAGTAGGGATATTACAGGAGTTAAGAGATTATACGATTTTTCATTTTGAATACGAAGAAAACTTTATGAAAAAAAATTCTTATCCGAAATTTTTGTCACACAAAATGGAACATAAAAAATTTATTGATAAAATTAATGCTGTGGACTTAAGTACAATTGATGAAAATCAAGAGGAAGCTTTGCTTAGTATTTTAGAGTTTATAGCCACTTGGTTAGAAAGTCATATTTTAGAGACTGATAAGCGGGTAGCGAACTATTTACAGGAAAATAACGGATAA